In Bacillus sp. SB49, a single window of DNA contains:
- a CDS encoding phytoene desaturase family protein encodes MEVKVMYDAAIVGAGFGGLAAAASLVKRGRKVAVFEASNELGGSAGKFDRQGYRFQSGATVGMGFEPGGVFDQLYDELGLEVPVMTTLDTIMDIHMPDRTIHYYRDRQAWYEEIELHFPEKSAAIQAFYDEIFYVGALVDRLIDKLPIFPPRTWKDVKNLLPMVDRSSLRLLPFLNQTVEDRLKKYGLERHQLFRTFLNGELMDSVQTSVEYCPAFLGCAALQTFHKGAYAVHGGLATIAEQLSEYIKSGGGEIYMRHPVHRVEKEAGMFLLHSKRNKVFQAKEIILNNSVHNLHDTLSEELLKQTYIKKTKEVQREAWGAFIIHAGIDTSVFLNTDVLYHQFIDPERPEELHDGGQFLLSLSDPSDKSMAPEGKRSLTISTHTELEQWWQAEEYEEHKETMKNRMLQTVEHYFPGFAEGLDIVLPGTPLTFHKWLRRKEGKVGGYAPDGRYSWLKSYSVRTGIDGVHQCGDTVFPGAGTLGVTLSGLMAAKEVSAD; translated from the coding sequence ATGGAGGTGAAGGTGATGTATGATGCAGCCATAGTTGGAGCGGGGTTCGGTGGTTTGGCAGCTGCTGCGTCCCTTGTGAAGCGAGGACGAAAGGTCGCTGTCTTTGAAGCCTCCAATGAGCTGGGAGGAAGTGCCGGGAAATTTGACCGTCAAGGCTACCGTTTCCAATCAGGTGCAACGGTCGGAATGGGTTTTGAACCGGGAGGTGTATTTGATCAATTGTATGACGAGCTTGGTCTCGAGGTTCCTGTTATGACCACACTGGATACGATCATGGATATCCACATGCCTGATCGAACCATTCACTATTATCGGGACAGACAAGCGTGGTATGAAGAGATCGAGCTTCACTTTCCGGAGAAGTCCGCGGCTATTCAAGCTTTTTATGATGAAATCTTCTACGTCGGTGCCCTTGTCGACCGTTTAATAGACAAGCTTCCAATATTTCCGCCCCGGACATGGAAAGATGTTAAAAACCTGCTGCCGATGGTGGACCGGTCTTCTTTGCGTCTGCTTCCGTTCCTGAACCAGACAGTCGAAGATCGATTGAAGAAATATGGATTGGAACGCCACCAGCTGTTTCGGACGTTTCTTAATGGAGAGCTGATGGACAGTGTACAGACAAGCGTAGAGTATTGTCCGGCCTTTCTTGGTTGTGCAGCTCTCCAGACGTTTCATAAAGGTGCCTACGCCGTTCATGGAGGGCTTGCAACGATAGCAGAACAGCTTTCCGAATATATCAAGAGCGGCGGGGGAGAGATTTATATGCGCCACCCTGTACATCGGGTAGAGAAGGAAGCGGGAATGTTCCTTCTTCATTCCAAACGCAATAAAGTATTTCAGGCGAAAGAAATCATCCTTAACAATTCGGTCCATAATCTCCATGATACGTTATCAGAAGAGCTTCTGAAACAGACCTATATTAAGAAGACAAAGGAAGTGCAGCGGGAGGCATGGGGGGCTTTTATTATACATGCCGGGATCGACACATCTGTATTCCTAAATACAGATGTGCTGTATCATCAGTTCATCGATCCGGAACGGCCGGAGGAACTGCATGACGGAGGGCAGTTCCTCTTATCCCTTTCCGATCCGTCAGATAAGAGCATGGCGCCTGAAGGGAAGCGGTCTCTTACCATATCGACCCATACGGAGTTGGAGCAGTGGTGGCAGGCGGAGGAGTATGAAGAACATAAAGAAACCATGAAAAACCGGATGCTTCAGACGGTGGAACACTACTTCCCGGGATTCGCGGAAGGGTTGGATATTGTCCTGCCGGGTACACCATTGACTTTTCATAAGTGGCTGAGAAGAAAGGAAGGAAAAGTTGGAGGATATGCACCGGATGGGAGATACAGC
- a CDS encoding sigma-70 family RNA polymerase sigma factor, giving the protein MERKEPSFTRDEAIEFVMMEYGEMLKRMIYTYVKNHHTTDDLFQEVLLLVYRKWDRFDGRSQLKTWVMRIAINRCKDFLRSPFQRMKLMKDQWLEQTDPKQLEDVVLQKEQWEEIAEAILNMPVKYREVMILTFHQHLTQKEIAEVTGIPLSTVKTRKQRAREMLKEKLIEGEWTLE; this is encoded by the coding sequence ATGGAACGGAAGGAGCCTTCCTTCACACGTGATGAAGCCATTGAATTCGTGATGATGGAATACGGCGAAATGTTAAAACGGATGATATATACATATGTGAAAAATCACCACACCACAGACGATCTGTTTCAAGAGGTACTCCTGCTGGTTTATAGGAAATGGGATCGTTTTGATGGTCGTTCACAGTTAAAGACGTGGGTGATGCGGATTGCTATCAACCGCTGCAAGGATTTTCTTCGGTCTCCTTTCCAGAGAATGAAGCTCATGAAAGATCAATGGTTGGAACAGACGGATCCTAAACAGTTGGAGGACGTTGTCTTACAGAAAGAGCAGTGGGAAGAAATTGCAGAAGCAATCCTGAATATGCCTGTTAAATACCGGGAAGTTATGATTCTTACGTTTCATCAACACCTGACACAAAAAGAAATCGCAGAAGTGACCGGCATCCCCTTATCCACTGTAAAGACGAGAAAGCAGCGCGCAAGAGAAATGCTGAAGGAAAAGCTCATAGAAGGAGAGTGGACCCTTGAATAA
- a CDS encoding aminopeptidase: MKMPSVEKLEKYADLALRTGVNLQKGQLLMINSTIEGAEFTRIVARKAFELGAKNVHINWSDDALTRMKYEHADKETLSDVPEWQQQKFTYFAEQGAAVLSIRSTDPDLLKGIDGEKIAAANKAGAEAMSTFRSYTMNDRIPWSIVSIPVPAWAQKIFPGEEEDTAVEKLWEQIFSIVRVDREDPNEAWAEHNKTLIKARKFLNKKQYKKLIYKAPGTDLAVGLPEGHVWKGGPAQTEGEEIPFNPNMPTEEVFTAPHKYEVEGTVSSTKPLNYGGNVIDRFKLTFKEGKVVDFSAEEGEETLKHLLDTDEGSRRLGELALVPHESPISQSGLIFYNTLYDENASCHLALGKAYPTNMTGGSSMSEEELDKNGINHSLSHVDFMMGSAELDVDGVLADGTTEPVIRKGSWALTFE, translated from the coding sequence ATGAAAATGCCTAGTGTTGAGAAATTAGAGAAATATGCAGATCTTGCTTTACGAACAGGTGTGAACCTGCAAAAAGGCCAGCTGCTAATGATTAACTCTACTATTGAAGGTGCAGAATTCACCCGTATTGTAGCACGTAAAGCTTTTGAGCTTGGTGCGAAGAATGTACATATTAACTGGTCTGACGACGCACTGACGCGTATGAAATATGAACATGCGGATAAAGAGACGTTATCTGACGTTCCGGAATGGCAGCAGCAGAAGTTCACCTACTTTGCAGAGCAGGGGGCGGCAGTACTATCGATTCGTTCTACTGATCCGGATCTTCTTAAAGGAATAGACGGAGAGAAAATTGCAGCGGCGAACAAAGCCGGGGCAGAAGCGATGTCTACTTTCCGTTCCTACACGATGAATGACCGTATTCCGTGGTCGATTGTAAGTATTCCTGTACCTGCCTGGGCACAAAAGATCTTCCCGGGGGAAGAAGAGGATACAGCGGTTGAGAAACTTTGGGAACAAATCTTCAGCATCGTCCGCGTCGATCGTGAGGATCCTAATGAAGCGTGGGCAGAGCACAATAAAACATTGATCAAGGCCCGTAAATTCCTGAATAAGAAGCAGTATAAGAAGCTGATTTATAAGGCACCGGGTACGGACCTTGCTGTCGGTCTACCGGAGGGGCACGTTTGGAAAGGCGGTCCTGCACAGACAGAAGGAGAAGAGATTCCGTTCAACCCTAACATGCCGACAGAAGAAGTGTTCACCGCGCCTCATAAATATGAAGTAGAAGGTACGGTCTCAAGCACAAAGCCGTTGAACTATGGCGGGAACGTCATCGATCGATTTAAACTGACCTTTAAAGAAGGGAAAGTCGTCGATTTTTCAGCCGAAGAAGGAGAAGAAACATTGAAGCACCTTCTTGATACGGATGAAGGTTCCCGTCGTCTGGGGGAGCTGGCATTGGTGCCGCATGAATCTCCGATTTCCCAGTCGGGACTCATCTTCTACAACACATTGTATGATGAGAATGCCTCCTGTCACTTGGCGCTTGGAAAAGCATATCCAACAAACATGACCGGCGGTTCATCCATGAGTGAAGAGGAGCTTGATAAGAACGGGATCAATCACAGCCTCTCCCACGTTGATTTCATGATGGGTTCTGCTGAGTTGGACGTCGACGGCGTTCTTGCAGATGGAACAACAGAACCAGTGATCCGTAAAGGAAGCTGGGCTCTTACTTTCGAATAA
- a CDS encoding ABC-F family ATP-binding cassette domain-containing protein, protein MSLLSVNELTKSYGDKDLFDHISFTIANQQRIGLIGVNGTGKSTLLKILAGMDSVDAGDMDHAKDFRVEYLPQDPELDEKKTVLEQIYEGNAEIMVAMRQYEKVLLELSADPEDTDVQEQLFRVQQHMEEKNAWEANTAAKTILSKLGVDYFDKQIGELSGGQRKRVAIAKALIQPADLLLLDEPTNHLDNETIEWLEEFLASYRGALMIVTHDRYFLNRVTNLIYELDKGRLYTYEGNYQTFLEKKAEREEWERQAEQKHQNTLRRELAWLRAGVKARSTKQKARIQRVESMKEETFHTQKEEVDMAIGSTRLGDQVIELQGVTYQYEGQKLFENLDYLIVPGERLGIIGPNGSGKTTLLNVMADRLQPYRGVVKTGTTVKIGYYTQDHGELDESLKVIEYIKEVAEVIRTADGTEITAEQMLERFLFPRPQQWTYIKRLSGGERRRLYLLRVLMSEPNVLFLDEPTNDLDTETLSVLEEYLEHFPGVVVTVSHDRYFLDRVVDKLLAFEDGGFVRKFYGNYTEYLELKKETEQKAQVEKKASLQEETRRSNRKRKLSYKEKQEWETIEDEIAELETKLEDLNHQLAAEATNYDRVQELSSEQQKAETELETKMERWEELSLIVEGMED, encoded by the coding sequence ATGAGCTTACTATCAGTGAATGAGTTAACCAAAAGTTATGGAGATAAAGATCTCTTCGATCACATTTCTTTCACCATAGCTAATCAACAGCGTATCGGCTTGATCGGTGTCAACGGAACAGGGAAATCGACACTGTTGAAGATTCTAGCCGGGATGGACAGCGTGGACGCGGGGGATATGGACCACGCAAAGGATTTTCGTGTGGAATACCTGCCTCAAGATCCTGAATTGGATGAAAAGAAAACCGTCCTTGAACAGATTTATGAGGGAAATGCAGAAATTATGGTCGCGATGAGGCAGTATGAGAAAGTGCTGCTGGAACTCTCGGCAGATCCAGAGGACACGGATGTTCAAGAGCAGTTGTTCCGTGTGCAGCAGCACATGGAGGAGAAGAACGCCTGGGAAGCGAATACAGCGGCGAAGACGATCCTTTCCAAATTAGGCGTCGATTATTTCGACAAGCAGATCGGTGAGCTGTCCGGTGGCCAGAGAAAAAGGGTGGCCATCGCCAAAGCATTGATACAACCGGCAGATCTGCTTCTATTGGATGAGCCGACCAACCACCTTGATAACGAAACGATTGAATGGCTGGAAGAGTTCCTTGCGTCATATCGAGGTGCGTTGATGATCGTCACCCACGATCGGTACTTCCTGAATCGGGTGACCAATTTGATTTATGAATTGGATAAAGGCAGGCTTTACACCTATGAAGGGAATTATCAGACTTTCCTTGAGAAGAAGGCAGAGAGAGAAGAGTGGGAACGGCAGGCGGAGCAAAAGCATCAAAACACACTGAGACGTGAACTTGCCTGGCTGAGGGCTGGTGTAAAGGCGAGATCGACGAAACAGAAAGCGCGTATTCAACGAGTCGAATCCATGAAAGAAGAAACGTTCCATACACAGAAAGAAGAAGTGGATATGGCAATCGGCTCCACAAGACTGGGAGATCAGGTTATCGAGTTGCAAGGGGTGACCTATCAGTATGAGGGTCAGAAACTGTTTGAGAATCTCGACTACCTTATCGTTCCGGGGGAAAGACTGGGCATCATCGGCCCTAACGGCTCCGGTAAAACGACGTTGTTGAACGTCATGGCGGATCGCCTGCAGCCCTACAGAGGTGTTGTGAAAACAGGGACCACCGTAAAAATCGGTTATTATACGCAGGATCATGGAGAATTAGATGAAAGCCTTAAGGTAATTGAATACATTAAAGAAGTGGCAGAGGTTATTCGTACGGCGGACGGAACGGAAATTACCGCAGAACAAATGCTTGAGCGTTTTTTGTTCCCGAGACCTCAGCAATGGACGTATATTAAACGTTTATCCGGTGGAGAGCGACGACGGTTGTATTTGCTGCGTGTGCTGATGAGTGAACCGAACGTCTTGTTTCTTGATGAACCGACCAATGACTTGGATACGGAAACGCTCAGTGTCCTGGAAGAGTATCTCGAGCATTTCCCTGGGGTTGTCGTGACTGTATCCCACGACCGTTATTTCCTTGATCGGGTTGTCGATAAGCTGCTCGCTTTCGAGGATGGAGGCTTTGTACGCAAATTTTATGGTAATTATACGGAATACCTGGAATTGAAAAAGGAAACAGAACAAAAGGCTCAAGTGGAGAAAAAAGCCTCCCTGCAGGAAGAAACGCGCCGATCCAACCGTAAAAGAAAGCTCTCCTATAAAGAAAAACAGGAATGGGAAACGATTGAAGATGAAATTGCTGAATTGGAGACGAAGCTGGAAGATTTAAATCATCAGCTTGCAGCGGAAGCAACCAACTATGACAGAGTGCAGGAATTATCTTCCGAGCAGCAAAAGGCGGAAACAGAGTTGGAAACGAAAATGGAGCGGTGGGAAGAATTGTCGCTCATTGTGGAAGGAATGGAAGACTGA
- a CDS encoding alanine/glycine:cation symporter family protein — MEAVLSFLNDWMWGTILVVALLGVGLWFSIKLKFIQFRYIPEMFRVLFDKRSISAEGKKGTSPFQAFAISTASRVGTGNLAGVAAAITIGGPGAVFWMWIVAILGGASSFIESTLAQVYKVPDKNQYRGGPAYYIEKGLKNRTLGIVFAITITFTYGLVFSSVQSNTIRLAFENSFDIGKWLMGGILTLAVALIIFGGLNRIAQVTQIIIPIMAIFYIILAGYVLIMNLGQVPNMIGQIFAGAFGFREVAGGTFGGMILIGIKRGLFSNEAGMGSAPNAAATAEVSHPVKQGLIQTLGVFTDTLLICSATAVIILFAGDYANTDLDGIQLTQAAFESELGAWAAIFIAVAILLFAFSSIIGNYYYGETNMDFIKTSKVNIFVYRIAVLAMVMFGAIAEFGLVWALADLMMGIMALINLYAIFRLAPVAYAALNDYRKQRKAGKDPVFYQDHLPDVDGMEYWKREHEHGS, encoded by the coding sequence ATGGAAGCAGTTCTATCGTTCTTAAACGATTGGATGTGGGGAACCATCCTTGTTGTGGCATTGCTCGGAGTAGGTTTGTGGTTCTCTATTAAGTTGAAATTTATTCAATTCCGTTATATTCCGGAAATGTTCCGCGTGTTATTCGATAAACGATCCATTTCTGCGGAAGGGAAGAAAGGAACATCGCCTTTTCAGGCATTTGCTATCAGTACAGCATCACGGGTTGGTACAGGTAACCTTGCTGGTGTGGCTGCGGCAATTACCATCGGTGGACCTGGTGCAGTATTTTGGATGTGGATTGTTGCGATTCTGGGTGGAGCATCCAGCTTCATTGAGAGTACGTTAGCTCAAGTGTATAAAGTTCCGGATAAAAACCAATATCGAGGCGGTCCTGCCTATTATATTGAGAAAGGGCTTAAGAACAGGACGCTGGGTATAGTCTTCGCTATTACGATAACGTTTACATACGGTCTTGTATTCAGCTCTGTGCAATCCAATACCATTCGCCTTGCGTTTGAAAATTCATTCGATATCGGTAAATGGTTGATGGGTGGTATTTTGACCTTGGCTGTCGCGTTGATCATCTTCGGTGGTCTGAATCGGATCGCACAAGTTACACAAATCATTATTCCAATCATGGCTATCTTCTATATTATTCTTGCTGGGTACGTGCTTATCATGAATCTTGGCCAAGTACCGAATATGATTGGACAGATCTTTGCAGGAGCCTTCGGTTTCAGAGAAGTTGCCGGTGGAACCTTTGGAGGTATGATTCTGATTGGAATTAAGCGTGGACTCTTCTCGAACGAAGCTGGGATGGGTAGTGCGCCAAACGCTGCTGCTACGGCAGAGGTGTCTCACCCGGTTAAGCAGGGGTTGATTCAGACGTTGGGTGTCTTTACAGATACCCTGCTAATCTGTAGTGCGACAGCTGTCATCATCCTGTTCGCGGGAGACTACGCCAATACGGACCTAGACGGTATTCAATTGACACAGGCTGCTTTTGAATCGGAGCTTGGTGCGTGGGCAGCCATCTTCATCGCGGTTGCTATTCTCTTGTTCGCTTTCAGTTCTATCATTGGAAATTATTATTATGGTGAAACGAACATGGACTTTATCAAGACAAGCAAAGTAAATATCTTCGTTTATCGTATCGCAGTACTAGCGATGGTCATGTTCGGTGCTATTGCTGAATTCGGCCTTGTTTGGGCATTAGCCGACTTAATGATGGGAATTATGGCTTTGATCAACCTTTATGCTATCTTCCGCTTGGCACCTGTTGCTTATGCTGCATTGAATGACTATCGTAAACAGCGGAAAGCCGGTAAGGACCCGGTCTTCTACCAGGATCATCTTCCTGATGTAGACGGTATGGAATATTGGAAGAGAGAACACGAACATGGTTCATAA
- a CDS encoding Fe(3+) ABC transporter substrate-binding protein: protein MKKKKYLIGFLLLLTSLFLAACGSSSKEESSETAGDEKEKDKGEINLYTGRHYDTDQQLYEEFEEQTGIKVNVIEGKDDELIARLAREGEASEADLLVTADAGRLHRAKEQELLQPVDSDVLTENIPEKFRDTDKTWFGLTKRARIIVAHKDRVNKEDIQTYSDLTKDAFQGKVLIRSSSNIYNQSLLASMISIDGEENAKDWAKGIVDNMARDPQGGDRDQAKAIASGEGDVAVMNTYYLGQMLNSEEEEEVKAAEQLEVIFPNQETTGTHVNISGIGMTTSSKNQENAKKFMEFLTEEKAQKEFAEANYEYPVNPNVEASELLQSWGDFKEQDIPLNELGENNDRAIQIMNEVGWK from the coding sequence ATGAAAAAGAAAAAGTATTTAATTGGATTCTTATTACTACTCACTTCCCTCTTCTTAGCCGCTTGCGGAAGCAGCAGTAAAGAAGAAAGCTCGGAAACGGCGGGCGATGAAAAAGAAAAGGATAAAGGCGAAATCAACTTATATACAGGGCGGCATTATGACACAGATCAGCAGCTATACGAAGAATTTGAAGAACAAACAGGCATTAAAGTCAACGTGATAGAAGGTAAAGATGACGAACTGATTGCACGCCTGGCCAGAGAGGGCGAAGCATCAGAGGCAGATCTTCTTGTTACTGCCGATGCCGGACGCCTGCACCGAGCAAAAGAACAGGAGTTACTTCAACCTGTAGACAGTGACGTACTTACAGAGAACATCCCTGAAAAATTCCGGGATACAGATAAAACCTGGTTTGGCTTGACGAAGCGGGCCCGGATTATCGTAGCTCACAAAGATCGAGTTAATAAAGAAGACATCCAAACGTATTCCGACTTGACCAAAGATGCCTTTCAAGGGAAAGTCTTAATCCGCTCTTCCTCCAACATTTATAATCAATCTCTACTCGCATCCATGATATCCATCGATGGGGAAGAGAATGCGAAGGATTGGGCAAAGGGTATTGTAGACAACATGGCAAGAGATCCTCAAGGCGGTGACCGCGATCAGGCGAAAGCCATTGCATCCGGTGAAGGAGATGTTGCAGTCATGAACACATACTACCTCGGCCAGATGCTGAATTCTGAAGAGGAAGAAGAAGTAAAGGCGGCGGAACAACTCGAGGTGATTTTCCCTAACCAGGAAACAACGGGTACACACGTCAATATCAGCGGAATAGGTATGACAACCAGCAGTAAAAACCAAGAAAACGCTAAAAAGTTCATGGAGTTTCTGACGGAAGAGAAAGCACAGAAAGAATTTGCAGAAGCCAACTACGAATACCCTGTCAATCCAAATGTAGAAGCATCAGAGCTTCTGCAAAGCTGGGGAGACTTTAAAGAACAGGATATCCCGTTGAATGAACTTGGCGAAAACAATGACAGAGCCATTCAAATTATGAATGAAGTCGGTTGGAAATAA
- a CDS encoding ABC transporter ATP-binding protein, translated as MFVTIQDLTFKYKNVKSYTVDHLNLHIKKGEIISILGESGSGKSTVLRLLCGLEKPEKGRIVINEETMTDDHTFVLPEKRGVGMVFQDYALFPHMTVAENIRFGLKGMKQKEKKMRVDEVLSLVNMTAFTKRYPHELSGGQQQRIALARALAPKPSLLLLDEPFSNLDADLQIKIRSELKDIIKKTGTTSILVTHDREDSKAIADRILTIRDGAAYNWESICTMKQDPSPQSQLVHMK; from the coding sequence ATGTTTGTGACCATTCAGGACCTTACCTTCAAATACAAGAATGTGAAATCGTACACAGTCGATCACTTGAACCTTCATATTAAAAAAGGAGAAATTATTTCCATCCTTGGCGAAAGCGGAAGCGGAAAGAGTACAGTCCTACGCCTTTTATGTGGACTGGAAAAGCCTGAGAAAGGGCGCATTGTCATTAACGAGGAGACGATGACGGATGATCATACCTTCGTTCTTCCTGAAAAACGCGGAGTCGGTATGGTATTCCAAGACTATGCCTTATTCCCTCATATGACGGTTGCTGAGAACATCCGCTTCGGACTAAAAGGCATGAAGCAAAAAGAAAAGAAAATGCGCGTGGATGAAGTTTTGTCCTTAGTAAATATGACGGCATTTACAAAACGGTATCCGCATGAATTGAGCGGCGGACAGCAGCAGCGTATCGCTTTGGCCCGGGCACTTGCCCCAAAACCTTCTCTGTTATTATTAGATGAGCCTTTCAGTAATCTTGATGCGGATTTACAAATTAAAATCCGGAGTGAGTTGAAGGACATTATTAAAAAGACAGGAACCACATCCATCCTGGTCACGCACGACCGGGAGGATTCCAAGGCGATAGCGGACAGGATTCTCACCATAAGAGACGGCGCAGCTTATAACTGGGAATCCATCTGCACAATGAAACAGGACCCTTCCCCCCAGTCACAACTTGTTCATATGAAATAA
- a CDS encoding acyl-CoA thioesterase, giving the protein MEAKPCIDSLTVKSSHVLPPDTNSHGTLFGGKLMAHIDDVAAIAAVRHCRKPVVTASTDSVDFLQPVFEGDTICLEAFVTWTHNTSMEVFVKATTENLLSGERKVCTTAFLSMVAVDENNEPSPVPGVYPESEEEKWLHAGAQKRHEYRKNRRKESKELAEKFGTDLPWKK; this is encoded by the coding sequence ATGGAAGCAAAACCATGTATAGATTCACTGACTGTTAAAAGTTCACACGTGCTCCCACCGGATACGAACAGCCACGGAACATTGTTCGGAGGAAAGTTGATGGCCCATATTGATGACGTAGCCGCTATTGCCGCCGTCCGTCATTGTCGTAAACCCGTTGTCACCGCTTCAACGGACTCTGTAGACTTTCTGCAGCCGGTTTTTGAAGGAGATACGATCTGCCTGGAGGCCTTCGTCACTTGGACACATAACACATCGATGGAAGTGTTCGTAAAAGCGACGACAGAGAATTTGCTTTCCGGTGAACGGAAAGTATGTACGACGGCTTTCCTGTCCATGGTTGCCGTGGATGAGAATAATGAACCTTCTCCAGTGCCTGGAGTCTATCCGGAATCAGAAGAAGAGAAATGGCTCCATGCGGGAGCTCAGAAGAGACATGAATACCGCAAAAACCGCAGGAAAGAATCGAAAGAACTGGCAGAGAAGTTCGGGACAGACCTGCCTTGGAAAAAATAA
- a CDS encoding sensor histidine kinase → MKLQYQLNAAFAALIIAIMSITAFFIYSLLMDMLIQDEQRQLKGRAELLINVINEDGPDRNTQLSELIQDRNYPILLFDRSTGEVLFRTMPADIAYTWIDRYEDELMGQEVWESREEKYVVYDFAVNSGNDQVLVMATPLNDLQAVQSVFALRMLAVFVIGLFMAIIVSYVLTWRLVTPLTKLKRELKKIEKRQFSDVQEVEASGEIREVEQSVRQMAKELSRYIHSQKQFFQNASHELKTPLMSIQGYAEGIRDGVFEGEAREKGLNVMVSETERLKKIVNEMILLAKLDSNEDVYHPEDTDLSEIANQAKDLIYPLARDKEIALEMGNARPFRANVDPERVLQALINILSNAVRHAETKVSIETEEKENRFLVRVIDDGGGIPEELLPQLFERFIKGKGGETGLGLAIARAIIERSGGEISASNKKNGTGAVFEVQFFRRE, encoded by the coding sequence ATGAAGCTTCAATACCAGCTGAATGCCGCATTTGCTGCCTTGATCATCGCAATCATGTCCATTACCGCTTTCTTCATTTATTCTCTGCTCATGGATATGCTGATTCAGGACGAACAGAGACAATTGAAGGGGAGAGCCGAATTGCTGATCAACGTCATTAATGAAGACGGACCCGACAGGAACACACAGTTGTCCGAGCTGATTCAAGATAGAAATTATCCGATCCTTCTATTCGACAGGAGTACGGGGGAAGTATTGTTCCGGACGATGCCGGCAGACATCGCATACACCTGGATCGACAGGTATGAGGATGAATTGATGGGGCAGGAAGTGTGGGAGAGCCGGGAAGAGAAATATGTGGTCTACGATTTTGCAGTGAACTCCGGAAACGATCAAGTATTGGTGATGGCTACACCGCTCAATGACCTGCAGGCTGTCCAATCCGTCTTCGCGCTCCGGATGCTTGCTGTTTTCGTAATCGGTCTGTTCATGGCTATCATCGTCAGCTATGTGCTGACTTGGAGGCTCGTCACTCCACTGACGAAATTGAAACGAGAATTAAAGAAAATTGAGAAACGGCAGTTTTCTGATGTTCAGGAGGTGGAAGCTTCCGGAGAAATCCGGGAAGTGGAGCAGAGCGTAAGGCAGATGGCGAAAGAACTCTCGCGCTACATTCATTCGCAGAAGCAGTTCTTCCAAAATGCCTCCCATGAATTGAAGACCCCGTTGATGTCTATCCAAGGTTATGCCGAAGGGATCAGGGACGGGGTGTTTGAAGGGGAAGCAAGAGAAAAGGGCTTGAATGTAATGGTAAGCGAAACGGAACGATTGAAGAAGATTGTAAATGAAATGATCTTACTCGCTAAGCTGGACAGTAATGAAGACGTCTACCATCCGGAAGACACGGATCTCTCTGAAATAGCCAATCAGGCCAAAGACTTGATCTATCCATTGGCGAGAGACAAAGAAATTGCGTTGGAGATGGGAAATGCAAGGCCGTTCCGCGCCAATGTAGATCCGGAAAGAGTACTGCAGGCGCTGATCAACATTTTAAGCAACGCCGTTCGTCATGCCGAAACGAAGGTCTCTATCGAAACGGAAGAGAAAGAGAATCGTTTTTTGGTCCGTGTTATAGACGATGGAGGAGGTATTCCGGAAGAATTGCTTCCACAATTGTTTGAGCGTTTCATTAAAGGAAAAGGAGGAGAAACAGGTCTTGGTCTCGCTATTGCCAGAGCCATTATTGAGCGGAGCGGTGGAGAAATCAGCGCGTCCAACAAGAAGAACGGGACCGGGGCTGTTTTCGAGGTCCAGTTTTTTAGAAGAGAGTGA